AGGAAAATTCACAGTCCAATTTTTAAAGTAATTAACTACTAAAAATAGATAACCCTCGCTATGAACACGAGGGATTTTTTTGACTCTTCGAGTCCTACCTTAATCAGCTTATGTTGGGCCTATAACAAGTTATAGGCCTACACTCTGCGGATACCAAATAAAAACATACGAGTATGTTCTGCGACACTCACTATCGCATGTTTGGACTATGGCAAAGCCATAGTCCAACACCCATCGGTCAGCAAATGAAAAAATGCAAGCATTTTTTCGCTTTCTGACCTCGGCTGCGTTTCACGTGAAACATAGGTTACTTCATCGTTCATGATCCAGACAATAAAGATCAATGCATCGAAAAGAAATACTACCTCGCTAAAGAAAAATACCCACCCAACAATTATACCGAAAGGTGTTCAACTTTTCAACCCTCTCGGTCGACCTGCCAATAGTAAACACATTATAAAGGTTAATAAGTAACATCAAACACAATCTCCTTAACAGGAGATTTTTTGTTTTCGCAGCATTCAGCTTAACAGTTTCTCAACATTTATCAAAATGTTATCAACAACTATTTTATGATTTTTATAGGGCAGGGGAGTTTGTGAATTGTTTTCTAAAAAAGTTATACTAAATTTCAATTCGGAACAGAAATGTTTGGACACTTCGTGTCCTACATGCTCATGCTCGGTCATAAAAATATGCAAGCATATTTTTGCGACACTCGCTATCGCATGTTTCACGTGGAACATTTTTGTTTCACTACACAAAAGTTCTAGCAAAACTTAACTGGATCCTTCCCCTTTCGGGTCAGGATGACGTCAAAAGAAAATTGAGCTATAGAATTAACAAAGCGCAGCAAGATCTTTTAAACCAGTTCCTTTCGGGACATGGTGTACAGCTGTCCGAAGAGACTCTCGACAAGCTTTACCAGTTTGCAGACTTGGTGGTGGACACCAAGGAATATGGTAACTTGATTTCGGCAAAGGATTCTGAAAAGTTTTTGAGCAGGCACATCGCCGACTCTCTTGTTCCCTTCGTGTTTATGGGGAAGTCACTGGATCCTTCGACTTCGCCTAACGGCTCCGCTCAGGATGACAAGCTCCGTCAAGCGAGGACAGGCGTCGGGAATGACAAAATCCGTTGGGCCGATATGGGTGCTGGTGCAGGTTGCCCAGTTTTCCCGCTTGCAATTGCCATGCCAAACGTGCAGTTCTATGCAGTCGAACCACGCCACATGCGCGTGAACTTTATGCAGATGGTCAAGGAAAAGCTCCACTTGGACAACTTGACCGTCGTCGGCAAGCGCTTTGAAACTTCCGGCCTGACCGACCTTGACTTTATCAGCTGCCGTGCCCTCTCGACTTTCGAAAACGACTGGGAACGTGCCCAGGCAGGTCTCAAGCAGGGCGGAACTTTTGTCACGCTGAAGAGCTTCAACAATATTGCCCATTTGGAAAACGATCCGAAAGTGCATATCCAGAAGTATGAACTTCCAGAAGAAGAACAGGTGTACGCTCTAGTCACCCGAGGTAATAATGAGTAAAATTATCGCCATATGCAACCAAAAAGGTGGCGTCGGTAAAACTACTACGGCCGTGAACTTGGCCGCGAGTTTTGCAGCCCTTGAAAAGAAGACCCTTCTTTTAGACATGGACCCGCAGGGTAATGCCTCTCAAGGTCTCGGTTTCATGGAATCCCAGGATATGGATATCCACGAAATCCTGGACATGGCTGGTAATCCGGACAATCTCACGCTCGAAAATATCAAGCCCGCCATCTTGGACACGTCGCTTGAATACCTCAAGGTCATCACTTCTGGACCTGACCTCGCCGTCATGGAAATTGAACTTGTCAACGCCATGAGCCGCGAACGCAGACTCGAACGCGTGATGAACGTTCTCAAGCAGGAGTTCGATTTCATCATCATCGACGCTCCTCCGAGCTTGAACTTACTCACAATTAATACACTGACGGCCGCAACGAGCGTGCTCATTCCGGTGCAGTGTGAATATTATGCATTGCAGGGTATGACTGAACTTTTCAAGACTATCCGTGAAGTCCAGAAAAATCTGAACTCCAACTTGAAAATTGAAGGCGCCCTCCTCACGATGTACGATTCCCGTCTGAGCCTTTCGAAGCAGGTTGCCGAAGAAGTTCGCGAAAACTTGAGCGACACCGTTTTCCAGACGATGATTCCGCGCAACGTGAAACTCTCCGAAGCTCCGTCCCACGGCAAGCCGGTCATCCTTTACGATGTGCAGAGCACAGGTTCGCAGGCATACATGAAGCTCGCCGAAGAAATATTGAATAAGGAAAAGTGACGAAGTCATCCTGACTCTAGAACGAAGTGATAGGGGAAGGATCCAGGCAACAATTTCACTGGATTCTTC
The sequence above is drawn from the Fibrobacter sp. UWB16 genome and encodes:
- a CDS encoding 16S rRNA (guanine(527)-N(7))-methyltransferase RsmG, whose protein sequence is MSYRINKAQQDLLNQFLSGHGVQLSEETLDKLYQFADLVVDTKEYGNLISAKDSEKFLSRHIADSLVPFVFMGKSLDPSTSPNGSAQDDKLRQARTGVGNDKIRWADMGAGAGCPVFPLAIAMPNVQFYAVEPRHMRVNFMQMVKEKLHLDNLTVVGKRFETSGLTDLDFISCRALSTFENDWERAQAGLKQGGTFVTLKSFNNIAHLENDPKVHIQKYELPEEEQVYALVTRGNNE
- a CDS encoding ParA family protein — protein: MSKIIAICNQKGGVGKTTTAVNLAASFAALEKKTLLLDMDPQGNASQGLGFMESQDMDIHEILDMAGNPDNLTLENIKPAILDTSLEYLKVITSGPDLAVMEIELVNAMSRERRLERVMNVLKQEFDFIIIDAPPSLNLLTINTLTAATSVLIPVQCEYYALQGMTELFKTIREVQKNLNSNLKIEGALLTMYDSRLSLSKQVAEEVRENLSDTVFQTMIPRNVKLSEAPSHGKPVILYDVQSTGSQAYMKLAEEILNKEK